Proteins encoded by one window of Candidatus Methanoperedens sp.:
- the purE gene encoding 5-(carboxyamino)imidazole ribonucleotide mutase, protein MVTIAILIGSESDRQIAEKTIKVLDNAGIDYDTRVLSAHRNPAELEEYIQKSDAKVFIAIAGLSAALPGVVASRTKKPVIGVPVSSKLGGLDALLSIAQMPKGVPVACVGIDNGENAAYLALRILGKN, encoded by the coding sequence ATGGTTACTATTGCTATTTTGATAGGGTCGGAATCAGACAGGCAGATTGCCGAAAAAACGATAAAAGTACTGGATAATGCAGGGATAGATTATGATACCCGGGTTCTTTCAGCTCACAGGAATCCGGCAGAACTTGAGGAATACATACAAAAAAGTGATGCGAAAGTATTCATTGCAATTGCAGGATTATCTGCGGCTCTTCCCGGAGTAGTCGCCTCACGTACAAAGAAACCTGTAATAGGCGTTCCGGTAAGTTCAAAACTTGGCGGGCTTGATGCGCTTTTATCAATTGCCCAGATGCCAAAAGGGGTACCTGTTGCCTGCGTGGGAATAGATAATGGTGAGAATGCGGCTTACCTGGCATTGAGGATACTGGGGAAGAATTGA
- a CDS encoding formate hydrogenlyase has protein sequence MIAQIIIQLFIVIALAPLLSGIMKKVKAFFQIRKGPGILQPYYDLIKLLQKDSVVSTNVSWIFHAAPIISFVAVLAAGLLIPIYITQLSLGFAGDLIAVIYLFALARFFTALASLDAGSSFGGMGGSREMFIASLVEPALMLSIFAVALNVGSTNLGFISQTVSGLGFDAMSPYQILAFVALFIIAIAETGRIPVDNPATHLELTMIHEAMILEYSGKQLAIVELGAMIKQLLVFSLLANIFFPWGIVTQSAGALTMVLAMLVFVLKIIIIGVTMAIVETSTAKWRLFRLPELMSISLMLSFLAIVAVIIVKGG, from the coding sequence ATGATCGCACAAATCATTATCCAGTTGTTTATCGTCATTGCTCTGGCCCCGCTGCTTAGCGGAATCATGAAAAAAGTAAAAGCATTCTTCCAGATAAGAAAAGGTCCGGGTATATTGCAGCCATATTATGATCTAATAAAACTCCTCCAAAAAGATTCCGTTGTTTCAACGAACGTATCCTGGATATTCCATGCCGCACCTATCATTTCTTTTGTGGCCGTACTTGCAGCAGGTCTTTTAATACCGATATACATTACACAACTTTCCCTTGGTTTTGCAGGAGACCTGATCGCAGTCATATACTTATTTGCACTGGCAAGGTTTTTTACAGCCCTTGCTTCGCTGGATGCAGGGAGTTCTTTCGGGGGGATGGGAGGAAGCCGTGAGATGTTCATAGCTTCTTTGGTAGAACCTGCACTGATGCTTTCTATTTTTGCAGTTGCGCTAAATGTTGGCTCGACGAACCTGGGTTTCATTTCACAGACCGTCTCAGGCCTGGGCTTTGATGCCATGTCACCTTACCAGATACTTGCTTTTGTTGCACTTTTTATAATAGCAATAGCCGAAACAGGGCGCATCCCGGTGGATAATCCGGCTACACATCTTGAACTTACAATGATCCACGAAGCAATGATACTTGAATATTCGGGAAAACAACTGGCAATAGTTGAGCTCGGAGCGATGATAAAGCAGTTGCTCGTTTTTTCATTGCTTGCAAACATATTTTTCCCCTGGGGCATAGTCACACAGAGTGCAGGCGCATTAACAATGGTTCTTGCAATGCTGGTTTTTGTTTTAAAGATAATAATTATCGGAGTAACGATGGCAATTGTTGAAACTTCAACAGCAAAATGGAGATTGTTCAGGTTGCCTGAATTAATGTCAATATCTCTTATGCTCTCATTCCTGGCCATTGTGGCAGTTATTATAGTAAAAGGAGGATAA
- a CDS encoding glycosyltransferase family 2 protein encodes MLEVSIVLPAYNEAKRIEGTVERTAQALREIASSFEIIIAEDGSIDGTDKICESLERKYNFVIHLHSEKRQGRGRALNRAFKASKGEILGYIDVDLATDMNHLKELIQSIRDGYDFSTGSRMLPESSVKRPFKRGFASKGFNYLTRLMLGSKLYDHQCGFKSFRREALFALMDEIKDTHWFWDTELFVKAQRAGYRVKEFPVVWKHGGTTKVNLVKDVFGMGSQIFRIWYEFLWD; translated from the coding sequence ATATTAGAGGTTTCAATTGTCCTTCCTGCCTATAATGAAGCGAAACGAATTGAAGGAACTGTTGAGCGAACAGCGCAAGCCCTCCGTGAAATCGCATCATCGTTTGAAATAATAATAGCTGAGGATGGCAGCATTGATGGCACTGATAAAATATGTGAATCCCTTGAAAGAAAATATAATTTCGTGATACATCTGCATTCGGAAAAACGCCAGGGAAGAGGACGAGCCCTGAACCGGGCATTTAAAGCATCAAAAGGAGAAATCCTGGGATACATAGATGTCGACCTTGCAACTGATATGAATCATCTAAAAGAGTTGATCCAATCTATCCGTGATGGATATGATTTTTCCACAGGTTCACGGATGCTTCCGGAAAGCAGTGTCAAGCGGCCTTTCAAAAGAGGATTTGCAAGCAAAGGTTTCAATTACCTGACGCGCCTGATGCTTGGTTCGAAGCTCTATGATCACCAGTGCGGTTTCAAATCCTTCAGGCGCGAAGCACTGTTTGCGTTAATGGATGAAATCAAAGATACACACTGGTTCTGGGATACTGAATTGTTTGTGAAAGCACAGCGCGCCGGATACAGGGTAAAGGAATTTCCGGTGGTCTGGAAGCATGGCGGCACAACCAAGGTCAACCTCGTAAAAGATGTCTTCGGAATGGGATCCCAGATATTCAGGATATGGTATGAATTCTTATGGGATTGA
- a CDS encoding hydrogenase 4 subunit F, translating to MIEYLLLAPVLTGILCFLTKSKKQVETVSLTGSIATLILGLILVNNVYQNNVIISWTNALFADAFSAFIVLIVSIVGFVASVYSIGYMGHEFKHGVMDLRKLKIYYILFHIFMFTMLLVGVTNNLGLWIAIEMTTLVSALLMILHTRKSSVEAAWKYMIICTVGITFALFGTILTYYGAVKILGESGDALNWTSLIAVADRFDPTIMKLAFIFILIGYGTKAGLAPMHTWLPDAHSEAPTPVSALLSGVLLNCAMYGIIRFYTIATKSTGPAFTSNLLIIFGLLSIGIAVPFIILQEDYKRMLAYSSVEHMGIIALGIGFGGFLGIFGAILHMFNHAMTKSLMFFGAGNVLLKHETKEIDRVSGIMKSMPATGTMLLIGGLAITGSPPFGIFISEFTILSAGFFQGNIISSVLFLLFIIMIFAGFFYNLSKMIFGTPRSGIVPGEVSRWTIGAMMIVAVFVIVLGVYIPSFFYDMIMKVVAVIR from the coding sequence ATGATAGAATATCTTCTTCTTGCTCCTGTATTAACAGGCATATTATGCTTTCTTACAAAATCAAAGAAACAGGTTGAGACTGTAAGTCTTACAGGTTCTATCGCTACCCTTATCCTTGGATTGATCCTGGTAAATAATGTATATCAGAACAATGTCATAATTTCGTGGACAAATGCTCTCTTTGCGGATGCATTCAGCGCTTTTATTGTCCTCATCGTTTCAATTGTAGGTTTTGTGGCTTCTGTTTATTCTATTGGTTATATGGGACATGAATTCAAACACGGGGTAATGGATTTAAGAAAATTGAAGATTTATTATATCCTGTTTCACATATTTATGTTCACCATGCTCCTTGTCGGTGTCACAAATAATCTTGGCCTCTGGATCGCCATTGAAATGACAACGCTTGTTTCAGCCCTTCTCATGATACTTCATACCAGGAAATCCTCGGTTGAAGCTGCCTGGAAATATATGATAATATGCACGGTAGGAATTACATTCGCCCTTTTCGGGACCATACTAACTTATTATGGGGCCGTAAAAATACTGGGAGAATCAGGTGATGCTCTTAACTGGACATCTCTTATCGCTGTGGCAGACCGGTTTGATCCGACTATAATGAAGCTTGCATTCATTTTTATTCTCATAGGGTATGGCACAAAAGCAGGTCTTGCTCCCATGCATACCTGGCTTCCGGATGCGCACAGCGAGGCCCCGACGCCTGTGAGCGCACTACTTTCAGGAGTTCTCCTGAATTGCGCCATGTACGGGATTATCAGATTCTATACGATAGCAACAAAGTCAACCGGGCCTGCTTTTACAAGCAATCTCCTCATCATATTCGGGCTTCTTTCCATTGGTATAGCTGTGCCATTCATAATTCTACAGGAAGATTACAAACGGATGCTTGCATATAGCAGCGTCGAGCATATGGGAATAATAGCCCTCGGGATAGGATTCGGAGGGTTCCTAGGGATTTTTGGTGCGATACTTCATATGTTCAATCATGCCATGACAAAATCACTGATGTTCTTCGGCGCAGGAAACGTGCTTCTAAAGCATGAAACAAAAGAGATAGACAGGGTGAGCGGGATAATGAAATCCATGCCTGCAACCGGAACAATGCTGCTAATAGGAGGGCTCGCGATCACAGGGTCGCCGCCTTTTGGTATATTTATCAGTGAATTTACGATACTTTCAGCAGGTTTCTTTCAGGGAAATATCATTTCTTCGGTTTTATTCCTGCTTTTTATAATTATGATATTCGCAGGTTTTTTCTATAACCTGAGTAAAATGATCTTCGGAACTCCACGATCCGGAATCGTGCCCGGGGAAGTGAGCAGGTGGACTATCGGGGCAATGATGATAGTTGCAGTATTCGTAATTGTGCTGGGAGTCTATATCCCCTCATTTTTTTATGATATGATTATGAAAGTCGTGGCTGTTATAAGGTGA
- a CDS encoding hydrogenase encodes MVEVVFGSKIMQLLIAFILVSTFMILGSTRLYSCVRAFGIQSFLLACVAGIVAYSTGKYDIYVVALLTLIIKSAVIPYIFIYIIREIKVKREIELYVNISPSLIIGGTLVVISYYLIRSISIISELSSLALSASMSLVSIGLFIMISRKKALMQMLGILIMENGLFLGAISLTNGMPLLVELGIFFDVLIGVLIMGILIFRINKTFESIDTDLLKNLIG; translated from the coding sequence ATGGTAGAAGTTGTTTTTGGGTCTAAAATAATGCAATTATTAATAGCATTCATTCTTGTTTCGACTTTTATGATACTTGGTTCCACAAGGCTATATTCATGTGTCAGGGCTTTTGGAATCCAGTCATTCCTGCTTGCATGCGTTGCTGGCATTGTGGCATATTCCACGGGAAAATATGATATTTATGTTGTAGCTCTCCTGACCCTTATAATAAAATCAGCAGTAATACCCTATATTTTTATTTACATAATCAGGGAGATCAAAGTTAAAAGGGAGATAGAACTTTATGTTAATATATCGCCTTCACTTATTATCGGCGGCACCCTTGTTGTAATATCATATTATCTTATAAGATCTATAAGTATCATTTCAGAACTTTCAAGTTTAGCACTTTCAGCATCCATGTCGCTTGTGTCAATAGGGCTTTTCATCATGATAAGCCGGAAAAAAGCCCTGATGCAGATGCTTGGAATACTGATAATGGAAAATGGTCTTTTCCTTGGTGCAATTTCATTGACAAATGGCATGCCTCTTCTGGTTGAATTAGGGATATTCTTTGATGTCCTAATCGGCGTTCTCATTATGGGCATCCTGATATTCAGGATAAACAAAACATTTGAGAGTATAGATACGGATTTGCTCAAAAATTTGATAGGTTGA
- a CDS encoding universal stress protein, whose protein sequence is MMTRYEILLATDGSDYGRKAEIAAMKITKSYNIKMAAIYVAVAKKDSEREELVSHGEEVLGRVVDMGADMGIDVQKILVGVSMQRIPKMGARAEIIAHAILEAAEKYKVHTIVMGGEGETEINPELGSVAQAVVRKAKCTVLVAR, encoded by the coding sequence ATGATGACGAGATATGAGATACTTCTTGCGACCGACGGCAGTGATTATGGACGAAAAGCAGAGATCGCAGCTATGAAGATCACAAAATCATATAATATCAAAATGGCAGCAATTTATGTGGCTGTTGCAAAAAAGGATTCCGAAAGAGAGGAACTTGTATCACATGGTGAGGAAGTACTGGGCAGGGTCGTAGATATGGGGGCGGATATGGGCATAGATGTACAAAAAATACTTGTTGGGGTCAGCATGCAGCGGATCCCGAAGATGGGAGCCCGTGCAGAGATCATCGCACATGCGATACTTGAAGCTGCTGAAAAATATAAAGTTCATACGATCGTCATGGGCGGTGAGGGCGAGACCGAAATAAACCCGGAGCTTGGAAGCGTGGCGCAGGCAGTGGTGAGGAAAGCTAAATGTACGGTGCTGGTGGCAAGATAA
- a CDS encoding fumarylacetoacetate hydrolase family protein — MIGRFRYDNEVLEGVVRGERVIVERGLYCDTFVLSELEILPPTIPSKIICVGLNYTDHARELNMDIPKKPLIFLKPPSSVIGHLGKIVYPGIAERVDYEAELAVVVGKRCKNVPSRDASSVIMGYTCFNDVTARDIQKEDGQWTRAKSFDTFAPYGPFIIDPGLDASDLYIRTRVNGKVRQNSRTSNLIFGVPELIEFISGIMTLEAGDIIATGTPPGVGELSAGDEVEIEIEGIGMLKNSVVSERDQIK; from the coding sequence ATGATTGGACGATTTAGGTATGACAATGAAGTGCTGGAAGGGGTTGTCAGGGGAGAGCGTGTTATAGTTGAAAGAGGGCTTTATTGTGATACTTTTGTTCTATCGGAATTGGAGATATTGCCGCCAACAATCCCGAGCAAAATAATCTGCGTGGGATTAAACTACACGGACCATGCACGGGAACTGAATATGGATATACCGAAAAAACCTTTGATCTTCCTTAAACCTCCGTCTTCAGTAATCGGACATCTTGGGAAAATCGTCTATCCTGGCATAGCAGAACGGGTTGACTACGAAGCTGAACTTGCTGTTGTTGTAGGCAAGCGCTGTAAAAATGTTCCATCCAGGGATGCGAGCAGTGTGATCATGGGATATACATGCTTTAATGATGTAACTGCCAGGGATATCCAGAAGGAAGATGGACAATGGACACGGGCAAAAAGTTTTGACACTTTTGCACCTTATGGCCCTTTTATAATAGATCCAGGATTGGATGCCAGTGACCTCTATATCAGGACAAGGGTTAATGGTAAAGTACGACAGAATTCAAGAACTTCCAATCTCATTTTTGGTGTGCCTGAATTAATAGAGTTCATTTCCGGCATCATGACTCTGGAGGCCGGGGATATCATAGCGACTGGCACGCCGCCTGGTGTTGGTGAATTATCGGCCGGGGATGAGGTTGAAATTGAAATAGAGGGCATCGGGATGTTGAAAAATAGCGTTGTTAGTGAAAGAGATCAAATAAAATAG
- a CDS encoding hydrogenase large subunit, which yields MNDNIESIKKEFNTSILEVSTSYNETYLTVKKELIVKICDYIYHRLDLPIICIFATDERKIDGSFKIHYVFSEARDDAFIILRISIDEKNPKYLSITNKIASANWYEREIQDMFGLVPQGHPDPRRLVNFEDWPSGVHPLRKDFDIRTKPPKVDGEYIYRRVEGEGVYEIPVGPVHAGVIEPGHFRFSVAGEPIINLEIRHFYTHKGVEKLFEDISIDKAVFLAERISGDNSIAHSVAFCQAMEKIAGLNIPSRANHIRTILLELERIYNHISDIAGIATDVAFSFGAAHANKLKEDVLQLNERVTGSRLLRGMNTIGGVRRDIGGSKDEILLSLSIIQRDFRKLMEHLGSTPSLMDRIETTGRIYNDIARGLHIVGPVGRASGIDSDIRRDHPYAAYREFNFKVIVSKAGDVHARTIVRADEVCESVGLIEQALWSLPEGDLRVKVDEIPDGHALGICEAPRGETVYWIRTSGNKIERCKVRDPSFCNWLSIEYAVLDNIVPDFPIINKSLSLSYSGNDM from the coding sequence ATGAATGACAATATAGAATCCATCAAAAAAGAATTTAATACCAGTATTCTTGAAGTTTCCACATCATATAATGAGACATATCTCACTGTAAAAAAAGAATTGATTGTAAAAATATGTGACTATATTTATCACCGTCTGGATCTGCCAATTATTTGTATTTTTGCCACGGACGAACGCAAAATTGATGGCTCTTTTAAAATTCATTATGTTTTCTCAGAAGCCAGAGATGATGCATTTATAATTTTAAGAATAAGTATCGATGAAAAAAATCCGAAATATCTGTCCATCACTAACAAAATCGCATCTGCAAACTGGTACGAACGGGAAATACAGGACATGTTCGGCCTGGTACCACAGGGGCATCCTGATCCGAGGAGGCTTGTAAATTTTGAGGACTGGCCTTCCGGAGTGCATCCTCTCAGGAAGGATTTTGATATCAGGACAAAACCGCCCAAGGTAGATGGTGAATATATCTATCGTCGTGTGGAGGGTGAAGGCGTGTATGAGATACCTGTTGGTCCTGTACATGCGGGTGTGATCGAACCAGGGCATTTCAGGTTCAGCGTGGCAGGTGAGCCCATAATCAATCTTGAAATCAGGCATTTCTATACCCACAAAGGAGTTGAGAAACTTTTTGAGGACATCTCGATCGACAAAGCAGTTTTTCTTGCTGAAAGGATTTCCGGCGATAACTCTATCGCCCATTCAGTGGCATTCTGCCAGGCAATGGAAAAAATAGCCGGGCTAAACATACCGTCCCGCGCAAACCATATCAGGACAATCCTTCTTGAGCTTGAGCGGATATACAATCACATTTCTGATATTGCAGGGATCGCGACAGATGTGGCTTTTTCATTCGGCGCAGCTCATGCCAACAAACTCAAGGAAGACGTATTGCAATTAAACGAACGTGTCACAGGAAGCAGATTGCTCCGTGGCATGAACACAATAGGTGGCGTGCGGCGTGATATTGGTGGCAGTAAGGATGAAATCCTCCTTAGCCTTTCGATTATTCAAAGGGATTTCAGGAAACTGATGGAACACCTGGGTTCAACACCATCCCTGATGGACAGGATCGAAACAACAGGGCGCATCTACAATGATATAGCCAGGGGATTGCATATAGTAGGGCCGGTTGGACGGGCTTCCGGAATTGACAGCGATATACGGCGCGATCATCCATATGCGGCCTACAGGGAATTCAATTTCAAAGTAATTGTTTCAAAAGCAGGTGATGTGCATGCAAGGACAATTGTACGGGCAGATGAAGTGTGCGAATCCGTGGGACTGATAGAACAGGCGCTCTGGTCACTTCCTGAAGGTGACCTGAGAGTAAAGGTTGATGAAATCCCGGATGGTCATGCACTCGGGATTTGCGAAGCACCAAGAGGAGAAACAGTTTACTGGATACGGACATCAGGAAACAAGATCGAAAGATGTAAAGTCCGTGACCCGTCCTTTTGCAACTGGCTTTCCATAGAGTATGCAGTGCTTGATAATATAGTACCCGACTTCCCGATCATAAACAAAAGCTTGAGTTTATCTTATTCAGGCAATGACATGTAG